TGCAGCAATGGCACCTGCCTTGTTTATTCTCGGTGCGGCGGGCTTTACGCTCTATCCTGTTGCCATGGCCTGGGCGTGTGAAAAGGTGGAGAACCATCAGCTGGTGGCGATGAATCAGGCGTTACTGCTGAGTTACACCATTGGCAGTCTGCTGGGACCTACGTTCACCGCTATGTTGATGCAGAATTATTCCGATAATTTGCTGTTTATCATGATTGCCAGCGTGGCGTTTATTTATCTTCTGATGCTGCTGCGCAAAGCCGGTGAGCATCCAACGCCAGTCGCGCATGCGTGATAAAAAAAGCCCGGTGCGATTGCCCGGGCTTTTTTATTAATACATTACCTTGTGACCGTATTGCTCAAGAATACCTTTCACCCGCTCCATGGTCTCTTTCTTCGGCGGCTTAACGCCATCAAGCTTGTATTCTTCGCCCATCGCCACCCATTTGTGCTTGCCCAGCTCATGGTACGGCAGCAGTTCGATTTTCTCGACGTTACCCATATCGCGGGTGAATTCACCCAGGCGATGAGCAGAATCATCATCATCTGACCAGCCCGGCACGACGACATAACGAATCCAGGTTTTGATTCCTTTGCCTGCAATGTATTTGGCAAATTCCAGCGTACGGTGATTTGAGACGCCGACCAGATTCTGGTGGATTTCGTCGTTCATTTGCTTCAGATCGAGCATGACCAGGTCGGTCACTTCGAGTAACTCATCAATGACCGGATCGTAGCGACGCACAAAGCCATTGGTATCCAGACAGGTATGAATACCCTCTTTTCGACAGGCGCGGAACCAGTCACGGACGAATTCTGCCTGGAGAATGGCTTCTCCACCGGATGCGGTGACGCCACCGCCAGAGGCATTCATAAAGTGGCGATAGGTCACCACCTCTTTCATTAGCTCTTCAACGGTGATTTCCTTGCCGCCGTGCGTGTCCCATGTATCGCGGTTATGGCAATACAGGCAACGCATCAGACAACCCTGGAAGAAGGTAATAAAGCGGATGCCTGGGCCATCGACAGTGCCACAGGATTCAAAGGAGTGAATACGACCAATAATTGACATTGCGATGATATCTCCAGATTCGGCCCGTCCGGGGCCTGTTTATATGCATAGCTCAGTTGGCTATGTCGAGTCTGTTTTGGCTGTTATCCATTCAGTATAGATACCGGGCAAAAGAGACTAACGTGGAGAGGGTGTTAAAAAGGCCCCACGGATGTGGAGCCTTTATTGTACGCTTTTTACGGCGTGATTTCAGTCAATTCCAGTTAGATGGAT
This sequence is a window from Enterobacter sp. 638. Protein-coding genes within it:
- the pflA gene encoding pyruvate formate lyase 1-activating protein; its protein translation is MSIIGRIHSFESCGTVDGPGIRFITFFQGCLMRCLYCHNRDTWDTHGGKEITVEELMKEVVTYRHFMNASGGGVTASGGEAILQAEFVRDWFRACRKEGIHTCLDTNGFVRRYDPVIDELLEVTDLVMLDLKQMNDEIHQNLVGVSNHRTLEFAKYIAGKGIKTWIRYVVVPGWSDDDDSAHRLGEFTRDMGNVEKIELLPYHELGKHKWVAMGEEYKLDGVKPPKKETMERVKGILEQYGHKVMY